In Hermetia illucens chromosome 1, iHerIll2.2.curated.20191125, whole genome shotgun sequence, one genomic interval encodes:
- the LOC119646326 gene encoding uncharacterized protein LOC119646326, with protein sequence MFCRTVIVFILCCSRSFVNSTRNCTELESLLQSDLAREKLILDLLRIKWMMSKSQTTGTEEMESMDTNGVELLFNCLKESSGGGKNAYVKVPSELASIIHQAFIKPPVPMHDKYTTFRIKLTDTEGHPRLNLTCTSETSVIMPAKLELQCDFGA encoded by the exons ATGTTTTGTCGAACGGTAATAGTGTTTATTTTGTGTTGTTCACGTAGTTTTGTAAATTCAACTAGGAACTGTACGGAGCTAGAATCATTACTTCAATCTGATTTAGCACGGGAAAAATTGATCTTGGACTTACTTCGAATTAAATGGATGATGTCCAAGAGTCAGACCACAGGAACGGAAGAAATGGAGTCAATGGATACAAACGGAGTGGAGCTGCTCTTCAACTGTTTGAAAGAGTCTAGTGGAG GTGGTAAAAACGCCTACGTGAAAGTTCCGAGTGAGTTGGCTAGTATTATACATCAGGCGTTTATCAAACCTCCCGTCCCCATGCATGACAAGTATACAACTTTCCGAATCAAACTGACGGATACGGAAGGCCATCCTCGACTCAATTTAACG TGTACTTCAGAAACATCAGTAATAATGCCGGCTAAACTTGAGCTTCAATGCGATTTTGGTGCCTAA